The stretch of DNA tataaataaaaaaaattataaataaaaatattttttattatatttattaaatttatctgacgacTATTAAAAAAGAAGCTATGTGATTTTTTATctagatttttttagataagtttatctctctctcatctagataaatttatcttagtctttacaaatatgaaaaaatgacGTATGTGTCTTTCAGtacatttcaaaatatttaataaatagtttgataaaaatattaaaatgtttttcaattttatcttaatcattctatatgtttagtctaaaaaatattctaaatttatttaatcattttaacaaatattaaataaaaaaatctccaTTATCCACGCATAGGCCATGAACGTCCCTCACAAATCTTTCACCTTTCTTACTTAACCATGtcacacataaaataaaatgaagtcgtgattatatattttcctcattatatattttcaatgcCATGACAACACCTCATTCACCTTGACAATTgccattcattttgttatttggctatttttttgtattttcatgTCATATGTCTCATATTTTGTCACCTTTAGGAGcttttaatttatattgcataataatattatctttttattttttgttaacaaGAGGCttatcatgattttttttatatttataatgacGTCTAACTTTGCTAAAATGTTGATATTTTAGATTTATAGTCTCACAATTActtgtaatttaattataaattatcaatCATCGGTACTAATGATTTAGAAGTTGATTGATAATTATGGCTTGTCGACCAAATGAATGGATTTTTTCGATCGATTGTGATTTTAGTTATCgttttatcttttgtcatagtaataattgattgataattaattataaaatgtattttagcaaaattttatgattatattatattaagttTAATATCTTTTTAATAGATTGACAAAAGTATTGAAAAAATTACTATAATACAATgtttgaattataaaatttgaatgtaaCTATTGACACTAATAAGTTATTTAAActattctttgaataaataaaagCCACCTTAAATAATACTTAAGAGGTAAAAGATACATGCAAGtaaaaagaaatacaaaattttgaatcaaattattagataataaattTCCCTGagaattttattttccaattatGAGCCTTTTCTCCATCTCCCCTCTTTAGAGCGTCTGCAGCGACTAACGAGGCTccttcgagagagagagagagttacatacatacatatatatagataaaagaCTGAAAGAGGGATCCGTGGCTTCTCCTCGGCCGATTCCCGTCCCTCTGCATCTCAAATTAACATCAACGGTGGCGGCGTTGTTTCGCTTTCGTTTTGCGGTCACAGCAGGTCAATCAGTGGTGTTCCAGGGGCCTGATTAGCCAAGTTTTTCCGGCAATGTTGGTGGCGAAGCCTGCCCAACCGCCAGCCTCCTCCGCAGCTGTCTTCTCCCTACGCTCCTCGCTCCTCGCTCTTGCAATACTAACCCTTATCTCCTTCACGTACCTCTCTCTCAAATCCCTCCACTTCCCTTCTCAATACAGCTCCTCAACTCCTCCTGAGGCTCTCCTTGCCCCTGCTTCCAAGGTACTCCTCCATTTTACTTcacattatttttgttttcgaGGGAATTTCTAACTGATATCGTGGTTTTCTTTTGCGCTGGATGTGCCTTTAGGTGGTGGAAGCGAACGATGCCGAGGATTTGTCGGATGTTTATCATTTACCGGGGATATTTAGGCTGAACTATGCAGAGATGGAGAAGAAATTTAAGGTGTACATATATCCCGACGGAGACCCCAATACTTTCTATCAGACGCCGAGGAAGCTCACCGGCAAGTACGCCAGCGAGGGTTACTTCTTCCAGAATATCAGGGAGTCTCGGTTTCGTACAGACGATCCGTATCGGGCAGACCTGTTCTTCATCCCGATCTCTTGCCACAAGATGAGAGGCAAGGTGCAAATTTTCGTACCCTATTTCCACTTGATTTTCGGACAATGATTTCCATTATGCGAGCGAATTGATCAATATTAGCCCGTTAAATGCAAGATCCAAGTGTTCTTTAGGACCAGAATAATGGCATTGCTGTTTCTTTCAATTAAGAAACTTCCATGAAAGAACTATTACCGGAGCCTTTATTATTTCTAAATGTATATACCCGTAAAATTGCTTTTTTAATGAGATTTGCAACCAGGAATCAAAATACTGATTGCTCAGCTTCATTCCTCTAATACTCTGTATGTATATTATCTGATAGTGCAAGTTTTATAGGAGGAACTGGAATTATTATGTGACTTCTTTTTTGGAAAAAAGGTTTGGTTCGCTCTGTTGAGAATGGCAAAGGATTCTATCACATTCCTATTGGTACTGAGTGCAACTACTTTGGCTTCAAATCTGAGTGTGAAAAATGGTTATAATGCTACAGTTCATCTTGATACTATGTGTTTTTGCTTTAAATCTTGAAGTAAATGATCGAAATATGGAAGAACGCTTTTCTTATGAATATTGTTACCTTTTCTGGGTCAATTACTCAATATCTTTTCAAGTACCTTTTCACCCATGTCATGACAATGTGGAGAAAATtaacacttttttttattaaattcatataCAATTTGTCTGGAAGAAAAACTATCACAAGGATGTTTGCCAAAAAGTGGTTGAATGATGGTTccacttgaaaaaaaaaagcagctGTAATTGAACCTTCTTACTTTTAAATGACAAAATCTGCTGTTGTACCACAAGAAAGTCACCATTGCAAAAATCTAGTTGCCATTGTTCCCTTCTGGCTCTCTATCTAACTGATAAAGTTAGTTGAACAAAGTGGGTGACCTGCCAGTTTGCAGATGAGTCAACCCCAAGATCCAACGTGGTCTTGATAATTATGATTTGGTGTACCGGTGTCAACAGGGTGAACTTGCATAATCTGAAGACTTATGTTATGTCTCTTCACTAAAATGTTCTAATCTTTATCTTGACTCCACCCGTGATCatgtttgataaatattgaCATCTGTGCCCAAATTCTCTTACAATAGTTTTCTACTGTACTGCAATGGTCATATGAAGCCTGTAGATAAGCTACCTTGCATTGGGTTGTTAATTTTCTGTCAACGGGAGGGTTGTTGTCTTGCATATAATAATTGTATGATGGTGTGCAGGGTACATCCTATGAGAACATGACCATAATTGTCCAAAACTATGTGGAGAGCTTAATATCGAAGTATCCTTACTGGAATAGAACGTTAGGTGCAGATCATTTTTTTGTTACGTGTCACGATGTTGGTGTAAGGGCAACTGAAGGTGTTCCATTTCTTGTAAAGAATTCAATTCGAGTTGTGTGTTCCCCAAGCTATGATGTGGGATTTATTCCACATAAAGATGTTGCTCTTCCTCAAGTGCTGCAGCCATTCGCCCTTCCAGCCGGAGGAAATGATATAGAAAACAGGTAAAATTGTGGAGTTTTTACTTGGTCATGCTGATTAAGCTAATAAATAGTTGTTCATGTACTAATCGAACACACACACTGGGATGAAGAAAAGATATGATAGATATCTCGTTCCTACTTGGTGTTTGTTTTGTCTTCTTTTGGTTGTTGATAGTTACCTGTTCATATTTTCTCCCATGAAATTATGAAACAGCTTTTAGTGAAGcctattaattaaatctaaagATTGAATCTGCTTGAAATTTTAGTATCAGGCTCTatttgaagaaggaaagaatgagaagaaattcttTAGATTAGTTTATACCTTCCTCTTTATTATGCCTTTATGTGGCATTTCATGTTGGAGAATGGTTCATGTCTAACTTATTAACTGCCTCATAGGCTTAGGGCAAAGTATCTTTTAGTTTGCCACAACTTGGTGAAAAGCATGGTGAATATGATCTTGCGCATTATGGGTTTTCCATATATTTTCTAACTTTTAGATTTCTGccttttagtttttatttttattcaatacAAACTTATGGTTTGTTATGGGCATAGTTTTAATTGCCTGTACATTAGGGGAGACCATCAATGAAAGTAGTGAATATATAAGAAAGGTGTACACAGTTTGACTTTCTAGATCATGATTTTATTGACTAAGCTGGATCTCATGGTTGCCTCATTGGCTTGGAATTTCACAATTCTAAGCAAGGATTTTAGTGCTGATTAAGATGCTATCAATCACACCAGAAGTAAATGACATGGGACTATATGACATTGCAAAGTAAACTATTGGATTTACTAATGGAAGATCTAGATGCTCCTTGGTACAGAttccaattaaaaataaataaatttctctaCCAATGAATATCAGATTGTTGTTAGACTTGTATGAGGGGCACTAAGCTATTCTTTTGGAGGTCGGGTCATTAGGGTCTAAGGTCTGTCAAGTAAATGACCTGACTGCTATGCAATAACCGATATGCTAACTCTTCAATGATGAAGGCCAAAAGTGAAAATTAGCAAAGAACTGAgggatgagaagaagaagagaagaaacaaagaagaataCTAATAGTCATTACAGAGAAACAATGAGACAATAGAGAGAGTAGAGAAACTAGTATAGTAGAGATGAAGAAATGGGGCAGATTAGGAAATAGAGAATTAGAGAGACAGGGAGAATCTGAGAGcaattctccaatatatctGTATTCAATAATCAACAACCAAATTTGAATAGTCCTTACCTTGTTGAGGCACTTATATATTCCCAAAACTATCCAAACCAGAAATCTATTAAATTCTAAAGTAATTAGAACCCTTGGTATTCATCATCCAATTaggaaaaatggaaaaggaGAAACTGCTTCATACTACTTATATTTAGGTATTTAATCTGATCCTAAAATCAAAAAGGATGTCAGGCAAGTGGAGGAACAACACTTTAGTGCCTATTATAGAGGAATCAAGCTAATTAGCCATACTataaaattttgagagaaaGTGATTGAGCAAAGATTAAGATGAGAAATCAAGGTGTTTGATAACTAATTTAGTTTCATGCTTGGTAAGCAACAATGGAAGTTATATACTCGTTAAGGTGCTTAATGGAAAGatgtagaaattaaaaaaaaaagaaaaaggatttaCACACGGTGTTTATGTATAACAAAGTTCTTAGAGAAATCTTATGAGGGtgttagagaagaaaggagttcaAATTGCTTATATACAAGATATAACAGACATGTATCATGGAGCAGAAACACATGCCAAGACATGTAGAGGAGATACttcaattacaattggattacgACAAGGATTTGCATTAAACCCTCATCTCTTTGTCTTGATGCTGGATGAaaatgaactcactaaacatgtTCAAGCATAATTGCCTTGgggggcgtttgttaatcaagatatggggTGCAAAAGCCAAGATATGGGATGTATCACGGACTTCTATCATttccaacatgtttgttaagcttatctgacCATTCTTGGGAAAACCATTTTgtgacctcttatcttgatttttcaagatatgcatCTCTCTCCTTcccctcaagataagcatatcttggtccctgcatataagaaaaaaatgacgcaTGTGTTCTCTAATGCATTGCAAAagatttaacaaacagtttgataaaaatcttggaatgcttcccaaccttatcttgaccattccatatcttgatccgaaaACCGTTCCGGGCTTATCTTGATATacccttatcttgctcattttaataaacgttACCTTGGTGTATTCCATTTGCAGATGACATGGTCTTGGTGGATGAGATAAAAGAAGGCATGGATACTATACTTGAGATATGGTGGAACAATTTACAATATAGATATTGTAAGTTAAGTagattgaaaactagatatatGAAATGTAACTTTAGTAGAAATATAACtgtggatgatgttatggtaaaacttgaagatcaagtcatCCCAAGAAAAGATCAGTTTAAATATCTTGGAATTGGATTAATCATCCAAAAAAATTAGGAGATTAATTGTCCATAGAATTAAGACATGATGGCTAAAATGAAAAAGTGCCTATTTCATCTTATGTTGATGGTAAGCTTCCACTAGAGCTAAGAGAAAAATTTTGTAGGATGGCTATAAGATTAgctttgttttttctttagaTTGGGCAGTAAAGAACATGTGAGAAATGAGGATCATGCCATCACAAAGATGAGGATGTTATGGGAGATGCCAGCCCAtgcaagaaaagataaaattaaaaatgaggttattcgtaataaggttaAAATGACTCCTCTTAAAGAGAAGATATGCCAGACATGATTAAGATAGTTTGATCATGTGAAAAGAAGATCAATAGGCGTTCATATGAGGAGAGTGAATGAAATAGAACAAGTCTTTGGCAAAAGATGTTGACGAAGACTAAAAAAAACTTTGTGGGAGACTTTTAGTTATGACATGAGTTATAAGGgttttacaaaagataaggtcataaataaaaatgattggcAAGCAAAAATTCATGTAGGTTATCCACGTAGTGGCATTAAAGTTGgatatgttgtatttatttttactacATATATTTAAGTAATAATTACATGAGTCATGATACTATGTAACAGTTCTTCTACCTTTAAACATTTGGCATCTTCTCCCTCTATAATATTTTCTAGTTGCTTTCTTGTTTGTTACTTTGTTAGTCTGTACAGAATTGTAACATCATAACGTGCAATTGAATTACCTGAACTCGTtgagaatttcaaattttatgtaATCAGTGGCTAGCATTGGTTTCCAAAACTTTTTCTATGTGATAAATAAACAagcaataaatatttttatgatcaCCTTAAGGGGTAGAACTTGTACAAGAGAATTGGTATTACCTTGAAGGTTCAACTACTTGACACAAGTGAAGGTAATTATCCAAAAATTGCACAAAGGGTGAAATGCAAAATGAGTGTCTCTCTTGAGAAATGGTATACATAATTgacagaaaaagaagagaggaaaacgAGAGATTGGAAGGAAGAGAATCATTCAATTCTATTAAGCTAGGACTACAAACATTCTTATTGAAACACTATAACTGCTATGTACAAATTACCTAAGTTAGATACAAGGTACAACTAATATATGCAATGCACCTAATACAATCAAACTAATATGAATTTTCATCACTCCCCCACAAGCAGgcgcatatatatcatatgggCCTAGCTTGGAACAAATGTACTCAATCCTTGGACCTTGAAGGGCTTTAGTAAACATGTCAGCCAGTTGATCCATAGTCCCAACAAATGCTGTAGAAATCTCACCAGAAATCAGTTTTTCTTGCACAAAGTGACAGTCTATTTCAATATTCTTGGTCCTTTCATGAAAAACAGGATTGGAGGCAATATCAAGAGCAACCTGATTGTCACACAAAAGCTACATAGAACCTGAATCACCAATCTGCAGTTCCATAAGAAGTTTTTTTTGCCAAATAAGCTCACATGTAGTTAATGTCATGGCTCTATACTCAGCTTCAGCTCTAAACCTAGCAACATGTTGCTTTTGACTGTTCCAAAAAACCAGATTGCCTCCAACCAAAACACAACAGCCAAAAGTGGACCATCTATCAAATGGACAACATACCCAATTAGCATCTACATAACCAGTCACCTGTTTATGACCTCTATTCTCAACTAATAAACTTTTTCCAGGTGAACtcttaatatatcatatatatcgTAAAATACTCACCAAAGCCTACTAATGACCATCACAAGGAGAATCCAAAAACTGACTAACAACACTAACAACAAATGTAACTCATGTCACTATATAATTCAACTTCCCAATTAGTCTTCTATAACACCCTGGATCATGAATAGGCTCCCCTCACCAGGAACAAGCTTAGAATTAGGATCCATTGTTTTATCAATGAGCCTAGAATCCAACATGTTTGTCTCCTCTAAAATACCAAGAGCGTACTTCTTTTGAGAGATACAAGTGTCATGCCCAGATCTAGCAACCTCAATGCCCAAGAAATGCCATAGCGGACCCAGATTTTTAGTTTGAAAATGAGTCTAGTCTTCAATTGAGAAACGCCTTGCTCATCATCACCAATAATGACAATATCATGTACATAAACAACCAAATAGATAAGACCATCAGGAGCATAGTGATAGAAAATAGAATGGTCGGCTTCATTCGTAGTCAATCCAAAAGATTGCACTAGAGAGCTAAAGCAACCAAGCCAACACCCAGGTGAttgctttagaccatacaaGATTTTTTGGGGTGACAAATTAGGTGAGACTCCCTCTTAGCAACAAACCcaagtggttgctccatatGAACCTCCTCAAGAAGATCACAATAGAGAAAAACATTTTTGATGTCAAGTTGATGAATAGGCCAATGTCTAATGGCAGCCATGGGAAGAAACAAATGAATGGAAGCAATCTTAATCATAGGGGAAAAGGTATCTCCataatcaagaccaaagatTTTTGTATAACCCCTGGCAACCAGACACGTTTCCAATCTATCAATAGATCCATTAGGACCAACTCTAACAATAAAAGTCCATTGGTAACCAACTAAAGACTTTCCACGAGGAAGTGGAACTTGTTAAACTAGGAGCACTGATAGTCCAATTTCAATTGCCAAAATTCACACAAGCAATCACCAAATACTTACACAACAGAAAATGTAAAAGACAGAATTGAAAAGATGAGTTAATTAGatcaaaccacacaagaaaCACACGGtatatcctggttcagatcGACGGAAATCAGCCCTACATCCAGCTTACTCCAATCCaaagagcaatccactagaacAAGAAATCAGTACACAGGAGTCCCTCTCT from Diospyros lotus cultivar Yz01 chromosome 6, ASM1463336v1, whole genome shotgun sequence encodes:
- the LOC127804931 gene encoding probable glycosyltransferase At5g03795 isoform X2, producing the protein MLVAKPAQPPASSAAVFSLRSSLLALAILTLISFTYLSLKSLHFPSQYSSSTPPEALLAPASKVVEANDAEDLSDVYHLPGIFRLNYAEMEKKFKVYIYPDGDPNTFYQTPRKLTGKYASEGYFFQNIRESRFRTDDPYRADLFFIPISCHKMRGKGTSYENMTIIVQNYVESLISKYPYWNRTLGADHFFVTCHDVGVRATEGVPFLVKNSIRVVCSPSYDVGFIPHKDVALPQVLQPFALPAGGNDIENRTTLGFWAGHRNSKIRVILAREWENDTELDISNNRINRAAGPLLYQKRFYRTKYCICPGGSQVNSARIADSIHYGCIPGSLLQ
- the LOC127804931 gene encoding probable glycosyltransferase At5g03795 isoform X1; translated protein: MLVAKPAQPPASSAAVFSLRSSLLALAILTLISFTYLSLKSLHFPSQYSSSTPPEALLAPASKVVEANDAEDLSDVYHLPGIFRLNYAEMEKKFKVYIYPDGDPNTFYQTPRKLTGKYASEGYFFQNIRESRFRTDDPYRADLFFIPISCHKMRGKGTSYENMTIIVQNYVESLISKYPYWNRTLGADHFFVTCHDVGVRATEGVPFLVKNSIRVVCSPSYDVGFIPHKDVALPQVLQPFALPAGGNDIENRTTLGFWAGHRNSKIRVILAREWENDTELDISNNRINRAAGPLLYQKRFYRTKYCICPGGSQVNSARIADSIHYGCIPVILSNFYDLPFNDILDWRKFAVVLKEIDVYQLKQKLKEIPYTQFVALHNNLVKVQKHFQWNSPPIKYDAFHTVMYELWLRHRVIKY